From the Labeo rohita strain BAU-BD-2019 unplaced genomic scaffold, IGBB_LRoh.1.0 scaffold_349, whole genome shotgun sequence genome, the window GTGGTCTCAGTTGTGCTTTCTGGTTGTGTGTGTACTGTTGTtgtggtgttgttgttgttccagttgttgttgtgttgtgttgttgttgtggtaCCAGTTGTTGTGCTTTGTGTTGTGTGCTTTCTGTTGTTGTGCTTGCTTCTGTTGTTGTGGTGTGCTTTCTgttgtgtggtgtgtgtgtttctgttgtgttgtgCTTTCTGTTGTTGTGGTTTCCATTGTTGTActttttctgttgttgtgtGTTTCAGTTGTTGTGCTTTCCAGTTGTGGTGCTTTCTGTTGTTGTGTGCTTTGTTGtggtttctgttgttgttgtgctttctgtgtctgttgttgttgtgctGTTCTTCtggtttgtgttgttgttgtgttgtggTCTGTTGTTGtactttctgttgttgttgtctttctgttgttgtacttgttgttgtttctgtgtgttgttgttgtagtttgTTGTCTGTTGTGTGCTTTCTTGTGGTCTCAGTTGTTGTTTCTGCTTTCTTGTTTGTGCTTCTCAGTGTGTGGTGCTTTCTGTTGTTGTCTTTCTGTTTGTtgtagtttgttgttgttgttgtttctttctGTTGTTGTACTTTGTTGTTGtgctttctgttgttgttgtgtttctgtTGTTGTGTGCTTTCTCTGTtgtgttctgttgttgttgtctgttgttgttgtgctCTGTTGTGTTGTGCTTTCTGTTGTTGTACTTTCTGTTGTTGtgctttctgttgttgttgtgctttgttgttgttgctttctGTTGTGCTTTCTGTTGTTGTGCTTTCTGTTGTTGTACTTTCTGTGTGTTGTGGTTTGTTGTTGTGGtttcagttgttgttgttgtgttcatTGTTGtgctttctgttgttgttgtttctgttgttgtttctgttGTTGTGCTTTCTGTTGTTGTGGTTTCTGTTGTTGTGGTTTCTGTTGTTGTGCTTTCTGTTGTTGtggtttctgttgttgttgtttgttgttgttgttgtagtttcCAGAGTTGTGGTACCAGTTGTTGTACTTTCTGTCGTTGTAGTGCTTTCTGTTGTTGGCTCAGTTGTGGtgctttctgttgttgttgttgtgtctTTCTGCTGTTGTCAGTGTGgtgttgttgtgttgtttgttgttgttgtgctttctgttgttgttgttctgttgttGTACTTTCTGTTGTGGTTTCGGTTGTtgttctttgttgttgttgttgtgtctCAGTGCTGTTGTGTACTTTCTGTTGTTGTGtgcttctgttgttgttgtgctgttctgttgttgttgtctttcTGTTGTGCTTTGTGTTGTGTGCTTTCTGTGCTTTCTGTTGTTGTGCTTTCTGTTGTTGTGTTTCTTGTTGTTGTGGTTTCAGTTGTtgtacttttgttgttgttgtgctgtctgtagttgttgttgttgtgttgtgctttctgttgttgtggtgctttctgttgttgttctttgtgtgttgttgtgttgttgttgtgttgttgtgtcttcagtgtgtgttgtactttctgttgttgttgttgttgttgttgttttgtgttgttgtgctttctgttgttgttgttgtctttgttgttgtgttgtgcTTTCTGTTGTTGTGTGCTTTCTGTTGTGTTGTGCAGTTGTGTGTTGTGTGCTTTCTGTTGTGTTTGGTGTTGTTGTGtccattgttgttgttgtttgtcttttgttgttgtgtgttcTGTTGTTGTGTGCTTTCTGTTGTTGGCTCAGTTGTGGtgctttctgttgttgttgtgctTTCTGCTGTTGTGGTCTCAGTTGTGCTTTCtggtgttgtgtgtgtgttgttgtgtttctgttgttgttgtttccagttgtgttttctgttgttgtacTTTCTGTTGTTGTAGTGTTGTTGTGGTTGTGTCTGTTGTTGTACTTTCTGTGTGTTGTGGTgctgttgtgttgttgtctCTGTTGTGGtgctttctgttgttgttgtgctttctgttgttgtggtctgtgtgttgtgttttgttgttgtgttgtgttgtgttacTGGTGGtgtggtgttttgttgttgtacttttgttgttgtgtaCCAGTTGTTGtactttctgttgttgttgttgtgtgctTTTCTGTTTGTTGTAGTGTTTCTGTTGTTGtgctttctgttgttgttgtgctttctgctgttgttgtgtttctgttgtgttgttgttgttgttgtgtttcactgtgttgttgttttgttgtgtgtttctttgttgtgttgtgttgtgttgttgtctgttgtgttgttggtctttctgttgttgtttcagttgttgtgctttctgttgttgtgtacttttctgttgtgttgtgtttctgttgttgtgttttttgttgtggtCTGTTGTTgtctttctgttgttgttgtgctTGTGTCTGTTGTTGTGCTTTTTGTGTTGtgctttctgttgttgttgtactttctgttgttgtgtcagttgttgttctgtctgtgtgttgtgttgttgtggtgttgttgttcttgttgttgtGCTTTCTGTTGTTGTGCTTTCTGTTGTACTTTCTATTGTTGTGGTGCTTTCTGTTGTTGTGGTGCTTTCTGTtgttgtgtgttgttgttgtttctgtgttgttgttgtgttctggtgtgtgtgtggttgtagTTTCCATTGTTGTACTTTCCAGAGTTGTGGTACCAGTTGTTGTACTTTCTGTCGTTGTAGTGCTTTCTGTTGTTGGCTCAGTTGTGGTGCTTTCTGTTGTTGTCGTGCTTTTcttgttgtgtgtgttgtgcttTCTGTTGTGCTTTACTTGTTGTTTCCATTGTTGTGCTTTCTGGTTGTTGTGGTACCTGTGGTGGTGCTTTCTGTTGTTGTgtgcttgttgttgttgtttgtggtTTCTGTTGTTGTGCTTTTCTGTTGTGGTTGTTGTGCTTTCTGTTGTTGTGGTCTCAGTTGTTGTGCTTTCTGGTGTTGTGGTACCTGTTGTGCTTTTGTGTTGTTGTActtttggttgttgttgttgtggtacTTTCTGTGGTGTGTGTGCTTTCTGTTGTTGTACTTTCTGTTGTGTTGtggtttctgttgttgttgtgctttctgctgttgtgttgttgttgtttctttgttgTTGTGCTTTCTGTTGTTGGCTCAGTTGTGGTGCTTTCTGTTGTTGTCGTGCTTTCTGTCTCAGTTGTGCTTTCTGTTGTTGTGCTTTCTGTTGTTGTGGTTTCCATTGTTGTACTTTCTGTTGTTGTGGTACTTTCTGTTGTTGTACTTTCTGTTGTTGTAGTTTCTCTTTCTGTTGTGTAATAAATCCTACAGATTGCAATTCAGCACAATGCATTACCAGTAAAGTCCATGGTGGTTGTGTCTGTTGTTGAGGTTTTCTTTGGTGTGACAGTAGTAGAGGTAGTTTTTATGCTTGCTACATCTGAAAAAGATTGATAAGTTTTACATAAACAAAGATCCAATTATGACTTAGgtaaacaaaagtaaaatgtaaatgtatttacctGCGCAGTATGCCAAAGAGCAGAAAGCTGGTTGCACAAactcataaacaaaataattgccTGGACAGGCTTTGACTTGAATAGGATTGGATCGGAAATAACAGCAGTTATTGTCCCAGTGACCACAGACATTGCGAGTGACCACTCCATCCTCAACTGACGGATGTCCTCCATTCAGCCACAGTGGAGCATGAGAGCCGCAGCTATACTCATCAACACATGTGTCTGGCATCTGAACACTCTGACCCTGAATGTAGAGACGGTACCAGCCATCCCAGCTAACCTCACAGTCACACATTATGTCGGAGGAATATTGATTGTTGGTGGCTCTCCATGGATTATCTAGCACATAGTAGTTGTTGCAGGGGTCAACAAGAGGAACTGTAATGGAAAAATGAAAGTAATGTTTTTGCAAAAGGGTCACTTTTTACTGTTGAAAGTAGGATGAAACTGTCAACAGACAAAGGAAAATTGAaattcaaacacaaaaatgtatttaccccATTTTGCAAAAGTTTAG encodes:
- the LOC127160432 gene encoding uncharacterized protein LOC127160432, with amino-acid sequence MCDCEVDWNGWYRLYIQGQSVQMPDTCVDQDSCGTHAPLWLTGGHPTTEDGVVTRNVCGHYDNDCCSFISNPIRVKACPGDYYVYELVKPAFCYLAYCADATNINTTYTVTTTITTVPLVDPCNNYYVLDNPWRATNNQYSSDIMCDCEVSWDGWYRLYIQGQSVQMPDTCVDEYSCGSHAPLWLNGGHPSVEDGVVTRNVCGHWDNNCCYFRSNPIQVKACPGNYFVYEFVQPAFCSLAYCADVASIKTTSTTVTPKKTSTTDTTTMDFTESTTTTTEKHNNRNHKQQQQAHNNRKHHHRYHNNQKAQQWKQQVKHNRKHNTHNKKSTTTTESTTTEPTTESTTTTESTTTESTTTIESTTEKSTTTESTTTESTTQQSTTTTDNNNRTQQRKHTTTETQQQQKAQQQ